Proteins found in one Labrenzia sp. VG12 genomic segment:
- a CDS encoding ABC transporter permease, translated as MRIELVKRKEHSQAMLLLSPLIAVGLTAIAAGLIFSISGHNPFIALYKFFIEPLTQQWSLEATIDKATPLILIGCGLAVCYLSNNWNIGAEGQFVIGALFGSALPVLYPEFENFATLPLMLVFGAIGGALWAMIPALLKTRFNTNEILTSLMLVYVASLVLDYLVRGPWRDPGGYNFPESRIFSDAATLPQVFGGLMSLATPITIVVALVLALVLARTLKGFEIRVMGESPRAGSFAGFSSKRLTIFAFALAGALAGLAGTMEVSGSLNQLLPSISPGYGFTAIIVAFLGRLNPFGIIVAGFVLALSYIGGEAVQSAMGVSNKIASVIQGLLLFFVLACDTLILYRIRMVSRRVPTGEASHV; from the coding sequence ATGCGGATCGAACTGGTCAAGCGCAAGGAACACAGCCAGGCGATGCTGCTGCTGTCGCCGTTGATTGCCGTCGGACTGACCGCAATCGCAGCCGGACTCATTTTCTCAATATCCGGCCATAACCCGTTCATCGCGCTCTATAAATTCTTCATTGAACCGCTGACGCAGCAATGGTCGCTCGAAGCAACGATCGACAAGGCGACACCGCTCATCCTGATCGGCTGCGGACTGGCGGTCTGTTATCTCTCGAACAACTGGAACATCGGCGCGGAGGGCCAGTTTGTCATTGGCGCCCTGTTCGGCTCCGCCTTGCCGGTCCTCTATCCGGAGTTCGAAAATTTCGCCACGCTGCCGCTGATGCTGGTCTTCGGAGCGATCGGGGGTGCCCTCTGGGCCATGATCCCGGCGCTCCTAAAAACCCGGTTCAACACCAACGAGATCCTCACAAGCCTGATGCTGGTCTATGTCGCCAGCCTTGTCCTGGATTACCTGGTGCGCGGCCCCTGGCGCGACCCGGGAGGGTATAATTTTCCGGAATCCCGGATCTTCTCCGACGCAGCGACGTTGCCGCAGGTCTTCGGCGGTCTGATGAGCCTGGCGACACCGATCACCATCGTGGTTGCGCTTGTCCTCGCGCTCGTACTTGCCAGGACACTGAAAGGTTTCGAGATCCGTGTCATGGGCGAAAGCCCACGGGCCGGAAGCTTTGCCGGGTTCTCCTCCAAGCGTCTGACGATCTTCGCCTTTGCCCTGGCCGGTGCCCTTGCAGGCCTTGCCGGAACCATGGAAGTCTCCGGTTCCCTCAACCAGCTGCTGCCGAGCATCTCGCCGGGATACGGTTTTACGGCGATCATCGTCGCCTTTCTGGGGCGCCTTAACCCGTTCGGCATCATCGTCGCAGGCTTCGTGCTGGCGCTTTCGTATATTGGCGGTGAGGCCGTTCAATCCGCCATGGGTGTTTCCAACAAGATCGCAAGCGTGATCCAGGGCCTGCTCCTGTTCTTCGTGCTGGCCTGCGACACGCTCATTCTGTACCGCATCCGCATGGTGTCCCGCCGTGTTCCGACCGGGGAGGCCTCCCATGTTTGA